In a single window of the Streptomyces cinnabarinus genome:
- a CDS encoding flavodoxin domain-containing protein, with protein sequence MTANVLVAYGTTNGSTAEIAETVAAVLRKEGCTAEALPATSVARVTDYDAVVVGGGLYAGRWHKDARRFLRRHRTALADRPLWLFSSGPLDPSASDRDIPPVPGLRRAMTRLDARAHVTFGGCLREGAKGRIAKMIVRNGKGGDFRDFGRIEEWAAGVAHELDRG encoded by the coding sequence ATGACCGCCAACGTGCTGGTCGCCTACGGGACGACCAACGGATCGACCGCCGAGATCGCCGAGACCGTGGCCGCGGTCCTGCGCAAGGAGGGCTGCACCGCGGAGGCGCTGCCCGCCACGAGCGTGGCCCGGGTGACGGACTACGACGCCGTCGTCGTCGGCGGCGGACTGTACGCGGGACGCTGGCACAAGGACGCCCGCCGCTTCCTGCGCCGCCACCGCACGGCCCTGGCCGACCGCCCGCTGTGGCTGTTCAGCAGCGGACCGCTCGACCCCTCCGCCTCCGATCGGGACATCCCGCCCGTCCCCGGGCTCCGCCGAGCCATGACCCGCCTGGACGCCCGCGCCCACGTCACCTTCGGCGGATGCCTCCGAGAGGGAGCCAAGGGCCGTATCGCGAAGATGATCGTCCGCAACGGCAAGGGCGGCGACTTCCGCGACTTCGGCCGGATCGAGGAGTGGGCGGCGGGCGTCGCCCACGAACTCGACCGGGGCTGA
- the hypE gene encoding hydrogenase expression/formation protein HypE: MTIDCPTPYHEDEVVLLGHGAGGRLTAELLDRLVLPALGGDGGPLEDAALLPGRPDLVISTDSFVVSPLFFPGGDIGSLAVHGTVNDLAMRGAWPLALSVSLIVEEGLPLAELRAVMESLGKAAEEAGVPVVTGDTKVVGRGAADRLFVNTTGIGRRHELLRPSAALARPGDAVLLSGPIGLHGTTVLSTREGLGFEADIASDSRPLHRLVQALTRLGEAVHVLRDPTRGGLAAALNEIARDSSVAVEIEESGVPVPQAVASACDLLGLDPLVVANEGCLVAFVAPEATEEALAALRSRPEGEAAVRIGAVLPQGPQGRVTLRTLVGARRIVEMPLGEQLPRIC; this comes from the coding sequence ATGACCATCGACTGCCCCACGCCGTACCACGAGGACGAGGTCGTCCTGCTCGGCCACGGTGCCGGCGGCCGGCTGACCGCGGAGCTGCTCGACCGGCTGGTGCTGCCCGCCCTCGGCGGCGACGGCGGCCCGCTGGAGGACGCCGCGCTGCTGCCGGGGCGTCCGGATCTGGTGATCAGCACCGACAGTTTCGTGGTCAGCCCGCTGTTCTTCCCCGGCGGCGACATCGGTTCGCTGGCCGTGCACGGCACGGTCAACGACCTCGCGATGCGCGGTGCGTGGCCGCTGGCGCTGTCCGTCTCCCTGATCGTGGAGGAGGGGCTGCCGCTGGCCGAACTCCGGGCCGTGATGGAGTCGTTGGGGAAGGCGGCCGAGGAGGCGGGGGTGCCGGTGGTCACCGGGGACACCAAGGTGGTCGGGCGGGGCGCGGCCGACCGGCTGTTCGTGAACACCACGGGCATCGGGCGGCGGCACGAACTCCTGCGCCCCTCCGCCGCGTTGGCCCGCCCCGGGGACGCGGTGCTGCTGTCCGGTCCGATCGGGCTGCACGGCACGACCGTGCTCAGCACCCGCGAGGGCCTCGGCTTCGAGGCCGACATCGCCTCGGACTCCCGGCCCCTGCACCGGCTGGTGCAGGCCCTGACTCGGCTCGGCGAGGCCGTGCACGTGCTGCGCGACCCCACCCGGGGCGGACTGGCGGCGGCCCTCAACGAGATCGCCCGCGACTCCTCGGTGGCCGTCGAGATCGAGGAGAGCGGGGTGCCCGTGCCGCAGGCGGTCGCCTCCGCCTGCGACCTGCTCGGGCTGGACCCGCTGGTCGTCGCCAACGAGGGCTGTCTGGTCGCCTTCGTCGCGCCGGAGGCGACCGAGGAGGCGCTGGCGGCCCTGCGGTCACGTCCCGAGGGCGAGGCCGCCGTACGGATCGGCGCGGTGCTGCCGCAGGGTCCGCAGGGCCGGGTGACCCTGCGGACCCTGGTCGGCGCCCGCCGCATCGTGGAGATGCCGCTGGGCGAGCAACTGCCCCGTATCTGCTGA